Proteins from a single region of Streptomyces vinaceus:
- a CDS encoding ABC-three component system middle component 2, protein MNPLNSPLEISVRALVLLAEIHPEPLDLAQLALLDHAVLHSGDLDGPPSLHPSLPGHSGELGMKRTVLEQALLVLIRAGLAGVEADETGLVYRATERGPAFVDILEAPYVGRLRERAEWVVHHWAPDTDVRQATAELISGSLSASATFEGRRE, encoded by the coding sequence ATGAACCCGCTCAATAGCCCGCTGGAGATCAGCGTGCGAGCCCTGGTGCTCCTGGCAGAGATCCACCCCGAGCCCCTCGACCTGGCACAGCTGGCCCTCCTTGACCACGCCGTCCTCCACAGCGGCGACCTCGACGGCCCTCCCTCCCTGCACCCTTCCTTGCCCGGGCACTCTGGTGAGCTGGGCATGAAACGCACCGTTCTGGAACAAGCGCTGCTGGTCCTCATTCGTGCCGGGCTCGCCGGCGTCGAGGCCGACGAGACGGGACTGGTCTACCGAGCCACCGAACGCGGGCCCGCTTTCGTCGACATCCTTGAGGCCCCCTACGTGGGGCGGCTGCGCGAGCGCGCCGAGTGGGTCGTGCACCACTGGGCTCCCGACACCGACGTAAGACAGGCCACTGCGGAACTCATCAGTGGCTCCCTGTCCGCATCCGCGACATTCGAGGGCCGCCGTGAGTGA